A portion of the Paenibacillus marchantiae genome contains these proteins:
- a CDS encoding secondary thiamine-phosphate synthase enzyme YjbQ: protein MLYTKNLSTSRRDEMKDITREVEQVVRDSGVQNGTVLIYCPHTTAGIAINENADPDVKHDVLLRLNEVYPWEHPEYRHAEGNTASHLKSITTGPSQTVIIHEGRLLLGRWQGIYFCEFDGPRQREYFLKIIEG, encoded by the coding sequence ATGTTATATACGAAGAATTTATCGACATCCCGACGGGATGAGATGAAGGATATTACGCGGGAGGTGGAGCAGGTTGTCCGTGACAGCGGTGTGCAGAATGGGACTGTATTGATTTATTGTCCACATACGACAGCAGGCATTGCAATTAATGAAAATGCAGACCCGGATGTCAAACATGACGTGCTGCTTCGTCTAAACGAAGTATACCCCTGGGAACATCCCGAATATCGGCATGCTGAAGGAAATACGGCTTCTCACTTGAAATCGATCACAACCGGACCATCACAAACGGTGATTATACATGAGGGCAGATTACTGCTTGGCAGATGGCAGGGCATCTATTTTTGCGAATTTGATGGTCCTCGTCAACGGGAATATTTTCTTAAAATCATAGAAGGTTAG
- the cysT gene encoding sulfate ABC transporter permease subunit CysT: MNTVLRHKGWTWGFRSTVLLYFIVLIVLPIIGVYVNSFSEGWSNFIQSIMDPIAWKAVLLTIRLAVIATVINVILGTMIAWVLTRYRFFGRSFLNSLVDLPFALPTAVGGLMIMLLLGPISAIGKLAESMGFEIVFHQPAIVIAMTFVTFPFVIRAVQPLLEEIDPSEEEASYTMGASKARTFRQVILPSMAPGMISGGMLAFSRALAEFGAVVLVAGNIPGRTLTASVFIYGEIESDNPTGAAAVSVLLLTLSFLILWLINLVQMRGRRR; this comes from the coding sequence ATGAATACCGTTCTTCGTCACAAGGGATGGACTTGGGGATTCCGCAGTACCGTATTGCTATATTTTATCGTACTCATTGTACTTCCAATCATCGGTGTGTACGTCAATTCCTTCTCTGAAGGATGGAGCAACTTTATCCAAAGTATTATGGACCCAATTGCATGGAAAGCCGTGCTGTTAACGATCCGGCTGGCTGTTATAGCTACGGTGATTAACGTCATTTTGGGAACCATGATTGCCTGGGTGCTGACACGTTATCGCTTTTTTGGGAGGTCGTTCCTTAACAGTCTGGTAGATCTTCCTTTTGCTCTTCCAACAGCCGTTGGTGGCCTGATGATTATGCTACTCCTGGGTCCGATCAGTGCCATTGGCAAACTGGCGGAATCCATGGGGTTTGAAATTGTGTTTCACCAGCCTGCGATTGTGATCGCAATGACCTTTGTTACGTTTCCATTTGTCATCCGTGCGGTGCAGCCTTTGCTCGAAGAGATCGATCCTTCGGAGGAAGAGGCATCCTACACGATGGGAGCATCGAAGGCGCGCACATTCAGGCAGGTCATTCTTCCGTCCATGGCTCCGGGCATGATTAGTGGGGGAATGCTCGCATTCTCCAGAGCACTGGCCGAATTCGGGGCTGTTGTGCTGGTGGCAGGCAATATTCCGGGAAGAACATTGACGGCTTCCGTATTTATTTACGGCGAGATCGAAAGTGACAATCCAACCGGTGCCGCGGCCGTGTCCGTACTGCTCTTAACACTCTCCTTCCTGATCCTCTGGCTCATTAATCTGGTGCAGATGCGGGGGAGAAGACGATGA
- a CDS encoding sulfate ABC transporter permease subunit, whose protein sequence is MRRLLIGLTFAVFIVLLIIPLGRIFIGAFEDGAGGFLDGLLRPEALHALMMTGLVVLVVTLLNTLFGVMMAIYLVRAGWLSDRVKGLLNSIVDLPYAVSPVIGGLMIVLLLGPNSIMGAFFEGIGFNVVYAFPGMVIATLFVTFPLMVREVMPVLQELGSQQEEAASTLGAYGWRTFWSVTWPSIRWAVVYGLVLTVARSLGEFGAVLVVSGNIMNKTQTATTLVYQDVENFNVAAANGVALVLVTFSVGLLLMMEWAKKRKEVH, encoded by the coding sequence ATGAGGCGACTATTAATCGGACTGACGTTTGCGGTGTTCATTGTACTGCTGATCATCCCGCTTGGACGTATTTTTATTGGTGCATTTGAAGACGGGGCAGGAGGATTCCTGGATGGGCTGTTGCGCCCTGAGGCGCTGCATGCCTTGATGATGACTGGACTTGTTGTACTTGTCGTCACGCTGTTAAATACATTGTTTGGCGTTATGATGGCCATCTATCTGGTTCGCGCCGGATGGCTGAGTGACCGGGTGAAAGGGCTGCTGAACAGCATTGTGGATCTGCCCTATGCCGTATCGCCAGTCATTGGTGGATTGATGATTGTACTACTGCTGGGTCCCAACAGCATTATGGGCGCTTTTTTTGAAGGAATCGGATTTAATGTGGTCTATGCCTTCCCGGGTATGGTCATTGCAACGTTGTTTGTCACTTTTCCACTGATGGTTCGAGAGGTGATGCCTGTCTTGCAGGAGCTTGGATCTCAGCAGGAAGAGGCTGCGTCAACGCTTGGTGCATACGGCTGGAGAACGTTCTGGAGTGTTACCTGGCCTTCCATCCGCTGGGCGGTTGTGTACGGTCTTGTGTTGACGGTTGCCCGCTCGCTTGGGGAATTCGGTGCAGTGCTGGTTGTTTCGGGTAACATTATGAACAAAACGCAGACGGCAACAACGCTTGTATATCAGGATGTAGAGAATTTTAACGTAGCTGCCGCAAATGGTGTGGCATTGGTACTGGTTACTTTTTCTGTCGGGCTGCTGCTTATGATGGAATGGGCCAAGAAGCGAAAGGAAGTGCATTGA
- a CDS encoding sulfate/molybdate ABC transporter ATP-binding protein has protein sequence MHVEVRDLNKHFGDFHAVKDVSFDIAKGHLIGLLGPSGGGKTSILRMLAGLENPGSGEIRFHGKVVNHLPPQERGIGFVFQNYALFKHMTVFDNIAFGLKVKKAPKAQIRDRVMELVELTGLKGFEQRYPHQLSGGQRQRVAFARALAPEPQLLLLDEPFAAIDAKIRQELRSWLRELIERVGITSIFVTHDQDEAIEVADEIMIISQGRLEQKGTPWDIYKNPETPFVATFIGESTVVEDASQLKGFEHAVEGERTRALIRPEYIEIGLKNEFSMLSATEKGTVKHLHFRGSEWMVEVEVEGHKLITYRSLEKTTLQVGQQIRVLVHRAYLFNDTHSWVVENRLKEDPMPVII, from the coding sequence ATGCATGTGGAAGTCCGTGATCTGAACAAACATTTCGGTGATTTTCATGCGGTAAAAGATGTCTCGTTCGATATTGCCAAAGGCCATCTTATCGGTTTGCTGGGACCCAGCGGAGGTGGGAAAACATCCATTCTGCGTATGCTGGCGGGTCTGGAGAATCCGGGTTCCGGAGAGATTCGTTTTCACGGAAAGGTCGTAAACCATCTGCCTCCGCAGGAGCGAGGAATCGGATTTGTATTTCAGAACTATGCTTTGTTCAAACATATGACGGTATTTGATAATATCGCCTTTGGACTCAAGGTCAAAAAGGCTCCCAAAGCCCAGATCCGTGATCGGGTCATGGAGCTGGTGGAATTGACGGGGCTGAAAGGTTTCGAACAGCGTTATCCACATCAGTTGTCTGGTGGACAGCGTCAGCGCGTCGCTTTTGCCAGAGCATTAGCTCCGGAGCCACAGCTGCTGCTGCTGGATGAACCGTTCGCCGCCATTGATGCCAAAATCCGTCAGGAATTGCGTTCATGGTTGAGAGAGCTGATTGAGCGGGTAGGCATCACTTCGATTTTTGTAACCCATGACCAGGATGAAGCGATTGAAGTTGCCGACGAAATCATGATTATCAGCCAAGGGCGCTTAGAGCAGAAAGGTACGCCATGGGATATTTACAAAAATCCAGAGACGCCTTTTGTTGCCACATTTATAGGGGAATCTACCGTTGTGGAAGACGCTTCACAGCTTAAGGGCTTCGAACATGCGGTGGAAGGAGAGCGCACACGTGCACTGATCCGGCCTGAGTATATCGAGATCGGTTTGAAGAACGAGTTTAGCATGCTATCCGCTACTGAAAAGGGTACAGTCAAACACCTTCATTTCCGTGGAAGTGAATGGATGGTGGAAGTGGAAGTTGAGGGCCATAAACTCATTACGTATCGATCCCTGGAGAAAACAACGCTGCAAGTCGGCCAACAGATTCGAGTGCTTGTGCATCGGGCATATCTGTTCAATGATACCCATAGCTGGGTTGTTGAGAACCGATTGAAGGAAGATCCAATGCCGGTCATCATCTAA
- a CDS encoding sulfate ABC transporter substrate-binding protein — MQTRKKKFNPLYVVLILLLVCMTVGCSKQEDVSRQNGTSTDDQSNTLVIGAYSVAKDAVGELLPKFQEEWKAKTGQTVHFQESYEASGTQARAIVGGFEADVALLAMESDIDKLVKADLVSSNWKQAPNKGMITRSIVVLGTRAGNPLGIRDFEDLTKPGVKVLYPNPKTSGGAQWDINAIYGAGLKLSEKEQGKKDPAVAKAFLEKVHENVESLDKSGRSSMAAFEYGVGDVIVTYENELLARIAKGVNYDIVVPKNTILIENPAVVVDKYADKHGNRELAEAFVAYLRTPEAQRIFAKHGFRSVDPEVFAETKSSFPTPEGLFDINYLGGWDKVRSTLYSKRGVWYQVLAGL, encoded by the coding sequence ATGCAGACGAGGAAGAAGAAATTCAACCCTTTATATGTTGTCCTCATACTTCTGCTCGTCTGCATGACCGTTGGATGTAGCAAGCAGGAAGATGTGAGCAGACAGAACGGAACCTCGACGGACGACCAATCCAATACGCTGGTAATCGGTGCTTACAGTGTAGCCAAAGACGCCGTCGGAGAATTGCTGCCCAAATTTCAGGAAGAATGGAAGGCAAAGACCGGACAAACGGTTCACTTTCAGGAATCCTATGAAGCTTCTGGCACACAAGCCAGAGCCATTGTTGGTGGATTCGAAGCTGATGTTGCGCTTCTGGCGATGGAAAGTGATATCGACAAGCTGGTCAAAGCCGATCTGGTCAGCTCCAATTGGAAGCAGGCTCCGAATAAAGGCATGATCACCCGTTCGATTGTAGTTCTGGGTACAAGAGCAGGCAACCCGCTGGGTATTCGCGATTTTGAAGATTTGACCAAGCCGGGTGTTAAAGTGCTTTATCCTAATCCCAAGACGTCAGGCGGAGCACAGTGGGACATTAATGCCATCTATGGTGCAGGGTTGAAGTTATCTGAGAAGGAGCAAGGCAAGAAAGATCCTGCCGTGGCCAAAGCCTTTTTGGAAAAAGTACATGAGAATGTCGAATCACTGGATAAGAGTGGTCGATCCTCCATGGCGGCTTTCGAATATGGCGTGGGTGACGTGATCGTTACGTATGAAAATGAATTGCTTGCCCGGATTGCCAAGGGTGTAAATTATGACATCGTGGTTCCCAAAAATACGATCCTGATTGAAAATCCGGCAGTTGTCGTGGACAAATATGCAGATAAGCATGGCAATCGTGAATTGGCGGAGGCTTTTGTAGCCTATCTACGAACACCGGAAGCACAGCGCATTTTTGCCAAGCATGGTTTCCGTTCGGTAGACCCTGAAGTGTTTGCAGAGACGAAGTCCTCGTTCCCAACGCCTGAAGGTCTGTTCGATATTAACTACCTCGGCGGATGGGACAAGGTACGCAGTACACTGTATTCTAAACGAGGTGTATGGTACCAGGTGTTAGCCGGGTTGTAA
- a CDS encoding ABC transporter substrate-binding protein, giving the protein MKSKKMWLSLMLVLVVAIMSACGSSGDGRSSSSNTAENTATTDDGQPKDGGSIIIAVQDDPKVMNPIYAGDRVTLTIDQSLYAPLFNVNDGKKTYVLAESDSFSDDHLTYTLKLKDGLKWHDGQPLTADDIVFTMDSILDEKQHSSSRSQYVFDGKPVKVTKVDDLTVEFKLPEVSAAFEGALVSFSPVPKHIFEGEADIEKSDKNNNPIGSGPFKFKEYRPGEYVTLERFDDYFAGKAHLDSVTYRVAKDPNAANLALQNGEIQMRMVDTQDYNKLNDTGKFNMLTYPEGRLQYMVFNLNVPSMQKKEVRQAIAYALDKNELITASYSSADFAEPAPSILTPDTLYQTDDVEKYDYNVEKAKQLLADAGVSNLKLRLAYTNTNKPQTSQALYIQQKLKDVGIEVELLPMDGTAYGNRTLDMNNTDFELSFGGYIMGYEPDAYKSLFLSDAAYNYSHYKNADFDKLWNEAAVQIDETKRGDLYKQIQQTVANEMTVYPIAYTKAVVAVDNTYGGVEDANPKPVVMLEDLSKIYKK; this is encoded by the coding sequence ATGAAATCGAAAAAAATGTGGCTGTCATTGATGCTGGTTCTGGTTGTGGCAATTATGAGTGCATGCGGAAGCAGCGGTGACGGAAGAAGTTCTTCGTCTAATACCGCAGAAAATACAGCAACAACGGATGATGGGCAACCGAAAGACGGAGGAAGCATCATTATTGCCGTTCAGGACGATCCTAAAGTGATGAATCCGATCTACGCGGGTGACCGTGTAACGTTGACGATTGATCAATCCTTATATGCTCCACTGTTCAATGTGAATGATGGCAAAAAAACGTATGTGCTCGCAGAAAGCGACAGCTTCTCTGATGATCACCTGACGTATACATTGAAGCTGAAAGACGGTCTGAAATGGCATGACGGACAGCCTCTGACAGCCGATGATATTGTGTTCACAATGGATAGCATCCTTGATGAGAAACAGCACAGTTCTTCCCGTAGTCAGTATGTTTTTGATGGCAAACCGGTGAAAGTAACCAAGGTCGATGACCTGACGGTGGAATTCAAATTGCCGGAAGTATCTGCTGCTTTCGAAGGAGCATTGGTTTCTTTCTCTCCAGTCCCTAAACACATTTTCGAAGGCGAAGCCGATATTGAGAAAAGCGACAAAAACAACAACCCGATCGGTTCCGGTCCGTTCAAGTTCAAGGAATACCGTCCGGGCGAATACGTAACACTGGAACGTTTTGATGACTACTTTGCAGGCAAAGCTCATCTGGATAGCGTGACGTATCGTGTAGCGAAAGATCCAAATGCAGCGAACCTGGCTTTGCAAAACGGCGAGATTCAAATGCGTATGGTCGACACACAGGATTACAACAAATTGAACGACACAGGCAAATTCAACATGCTGACTTACCCAGAAGGCCGCTTGCAATACATGGTGTTCAACCTGAACGTGCCTTCGATGCAAAAGAAAGAAGTTCGTCAAGCCATCGCTTATGCTTTGGATAAAAATGAACTGATCACCGCTTCGTATTCCTCAGCTGATTTTGCTGAACCGGCTCCGTCCATTCTCACACCGGACACGCTGTACCAAACGGATGATGTGGAGAAATACGACTACAACGTAGAAAAAGCAAAACAATTGCTGGCTGATGCAGGCGTTAGCAACTTGAAATTGCGTCTTGCTTACACAAATACGAACAAACCACAAACAAGCCAAGCGCTGTACATTCAGCAAAAGCTGAAAGACGTGGGCATTGAAGTGGAATTGTTGCCGATGGATGGAACAGCTTATGGTAACCGTACATTGGACATGAACAATACAGACTTTGAATTGTCCTTTGGTGGATACATCATGGGTTATGAGCCAGATGCTTATAAATCTCTCTTCTTGAGTGATGCGGCATACAACTACTCCCATTACAAAAATGCCGATTTCGACAAGCTGTGGAATGAAGCAGCCGTTCAAATTGACGAAACTAAACGTGGTGATTTGTACAAACAAATCCAACAAACTGTAGCAAACGAAATGACTGTATACCCAATTGCCTACACGAAAGCTGTAGTGGCTGTGGATAACACATACGGCGGCGTTGAAGATGCAAATCCAAAACCAGTCGTTATGCTTGAAGATCTGTCCAAAATTTATAAAAAATAA
- a CDS encoding ABC transporter permease produces MNNYIVRRIAQAIPLLFVISIVSFTLIKLAPGDPVLSFVTPNMGAEDVERIRQNLGLDQPMYVQYVVWLKNVLSGDLGYSLVNHRPVAEMIVERLPATFGLMGASLLLSLLISIPLSMIAGSRQNSLFDRGLSLISYIGISIPSFWFGMMLIYFFAVELHWLPSMGMRTVGMDSAWDIIKHGILPCTVLTFMNVSVYMRYIRSNTISQLEEDYVQIQYAYGATKGTVLLRHVLKNVLLPVITILGMSLPELIAGAFITESVFSWPGMGSLGISAVHGLDYPIIMGITMMSSVLLVVGNLVADILYGVVDPRIKTTG; encoded by the coding sequence GTGAACAACTATATTGTCCGAAGGATCGCACAAGCGATCCCTCTTCTTTTTGTAATCTCCATCGTATCGTTCACCTTGATCAAGCTGGCGCCGGGCGATCCGGTGCTTTCCTTTGTTACCCCGAATATGGGGGCAGAAGATGTGGAGCGTATTCGGCAAAACCTCGGTCTTGATCAACCGATGTACGTGCAATATGTCGTATGGCTCAAAAATGTACTGTCTGGTGACCTTGGTTATTCACTGGTGAACCATCGCCCGGTTGCCGAAATGATTGTTGAACGTTTGCCTGCTACGTTTGGTTTAATGGGGGCATCGCTATTATTGTCTTTGCTGATCTCCATTCCGCTGAGCATGATTGCGGGTTCGCGTCAGAACAGTCTGTTTGACCGTGGACTCAGCCTGATCTCATACATCGGGATATCGATTCCTAGCTTCTGGTTCGGTATGATGCTGATCTATTTCTTTGCAGTAGAGCTGCACTGGTTGCCAAGTATGGGTATGCGAACGGTTGGTATGGACTCCGCTTGGGATATTATCAAACACGGCATTTTGCCATGTACCGTTTTGACCTTCATGAACGTATCCGTGTACATGCGGTACATTCGATCGAATACAATCAGTCAACTGGAAGAGGACTATGTTCAAATCCAATATGCCTACGGGGCAACCAAAGGAACGGTACTGCTTCGTCATGTACTCAAAAATGTACTGCTGCCTGTAATCACGATTCTCGGTATGTCTTTGCCGGAGCTGATTGCGGGAGCGTTTATTACGGAGTCCGTTTTCTCGTGGCCGGGGATGGGATCTCTCGGGATTTCGGCCGTTCACGGTTTGGATTATCCAATTATTATGGGCATTACGATGATGTCCTCTGTGCTGCTGGTCGTCGGAAACCTGGTAGCTGATATCTTATATGGCGTGGTAGATCCACGAATCAAGACAACGGGGTGA